The sequence below is a genomic window from Sparus aurata chromosome 6, fSpaAur1.1, whole genome shotgun sequence.
AACTTCATACATTCCATCCATGAGATAAAGAAGTAAAATTCTCTGTAGTACCATCAACATTACTGCGAACCTTCAGCAGATCTTGGTAAAAAAGGAACTTTTTAGACTATAGCAAACATAAGAAGGGAGCTTTGCCTTCATTTTCCTGGAGAGATGTGTTCATTTATGGGGTTTTGGTGTTTGTAAAGAATAGCACCTCAGGTTGTTAAAATATCTCAAAttatgtgtaaatatattttttaccgGATCAACACTCTTTGACGTTAGTATCTATAAACTCAGCATCATACTCATGTATTTACAGTAGAACTGTAAAATAGCTTTAGAGATTTTGATACTATGATCAAAATCATTGCAAGTCATCTGCAGCTATGTTTAGTCTGTGTAAAGCTAACTCAAGTCACAGAACAGTgttacacacagtatatttatGCAACAGCCTCTGATCAGCTGGTCTCAGTGTGGTATTTGCAGAAGTTGTTAGATTTGTCACAAGACTCTGATCTTGTGTGTTGTGCTGACAatgtctgtttttacatttaacaaGTTAACAACTGCTAagtaaacatatatatatccAAATACTCTGGGCCTAAACATGAATAAGCTTTCTCTGTCAGCACATTTATCTTGACAGTTGTGTTGGCTTTAACTTCTGCGTTCATTTGTGGCATTTGACCATCATTATAGCTATTCTAATGACAGTCTTTTGTCTGGTTTCCACTCTTCAAAAGGCTAACGCACTGTTTCATTAGGCTTGCTAAGTGCACAAACGTATTATGacttttgcttttctttatttACTTGTAATATTAGTGGCCACAGTGGATGACTTAGTCGagtcttttttaaattcaaactaGTGCGCAGGTTGTCTTCGTCCCTTGCTGAATTTAAAGCTCTTCAGCACATCACAACATGCTGTATTTCATGCTGGTAATCTGTGGGCTGATTTTACTCCAGACATTTGACAGTATAACTGTCCCTGCCAAGTGTTTGCCACCTTGTAGGGTGTTAGATTAGTTGTGTACTCATATTTTAAATCATCCTGTTCAAAATTTAAACTTAAAGGGCAGAGTTACAGCTAATacctgtatatatttttttttccatgtttaaGTAATTGATTCTTGTCACTGCTGTTTAGCTGTATAGTAGCCCTCATGCCGCTATGAAGtgcttttttctttgcactaGCAGCTTTAAGGACTTTCAGTGAGGACATCATTGTCAGCAAGATGAGCGCTGTAACCATGGTTACTGGGCAGTTGACAGTGCCTTGTGACTCACTTAGTAATTCATATTCACAtgttcatctgtgtgtttctccaAGTATGTCAATGCCCAacatggttgtttttctgcagtATGGAGTGAGAGCTATGCAGCAACACATCCGCAGTTTTCCTCTGTCAAAAGTATTTTAATGATTACACATCATTTAAAGAAATATGCATTACTGTAAGATGACTGACATTTTTAGACCCAAGAAGTACATTTTGTTGTACTTGCAGTATGtacttttcattttgatttaaatcTGTATGTCCCATCCTAGTTTTATTTCTTGTAACAATCACACACAGTGGTATTTTCACAATAGCACTAGAAAAATGCCCTTTTATAATCAATTCCTTTTGTTTTACAACCAATCACAATAATTGTAACCTAGTATTAACTCTACAGAGACAGATGAATGTCTTATCACTGGAGCAAATGGCTTGCCTCTTGTCAAACTGAATTGAATAAGCATAccactgtgattttgttgtacAGTTGTACACTGTTGCTGGTTTTAAGTTGAGATGTGGAGATGAAGATCTGTAGATGTTATAGTAGTTATAAAGTAGGCCTATATTTTCAGCACTCTTAACTGTAGTATAGTTTGAAGAACACGATTTCAGCAGTGTACACCTTGTTAACTTGCTGTGCACAGTTCCCTTTAATAAACTGCTGTTTGACTTAAAAAATGGCTCAGATACATCATTTTACAGACAAGGTTAGGCCAAATTCATTGCATATATATTctacatgtttacatttgtggCAACGGCACTTTGTAATTTTGTTTGAGGGTTTTGGATATAATTTGATCACCATGAATGCAATAAATATGCACTGCACTTGGAGCATTAGAAATTGAGAATGCTTCCATTTTTCCACCATCACATTAATGCAAACATAAAACCAGAGGGCAAAAGGGAAAAATTAATGAGGAGAAAGAAGcagaaactaaaaacaaacaatgagtATGATTGATATGTATATGAAACCACAGGAATTGAATAACATTAAATAGTTACATTattcaattaaaacaaaaaatgtataatacaatataatttATATACAAAAGATGATGTTTTGCCTATGTAATAGGGAATGctagatataaataaaatatgactgGACAGCTGAGGGGTAATACAGTCAGAATCTCGCACATGAACTCTCTTCTCGCGAGAATACGCTGCGCCCCAAAAAATATGGACGTCGGTGGGAACGGTGGTGGGCTTCCTCTAAACAATAAACAGAGAGCTATGCTACCAAACAAAAGCAGGGGCGAATTCACCCGCAACCCAAGAAAAGATTCAGAGGTACGTGTACCGAAGTTTGCGATCCATTTTTGTCGTGAGTTATGATAAACAGAAGGccttttctgctgctgctgctactgtaaCACTAAACTGTAGCTAGCTCTGTCAGGCTAGTGTTGGTTAATTATTACTTCTAACATGACTCAGTGATGCCAACTACATCTTGACATTACTGAAGTAAAGTACCTTTAATCGtgcagtgttttatttgaagTCCAGTGTTAATCTACATTTTCCTGATTAGCGCAGTAGGTTAGCAGTGGCTAGCTAGCTGATGCTAGCTGGTGACGGGCCAGACTGAACTGTCTGTCAGGAATCCAGGGGCGACCTGTTGAAAACAAAATCTACCAGGTCCTGTTTGGTAGATAAGTTAGGCTTCGTCTTCATAATGAACCAGCCTGGTGTGTTGATGTAACTACATGCTATATCTGGTTACAATGAAACCCTTCTTTTGCATGACAGTGTAAGATCTCAGATGAATTAATCTTCGATTAAATCACTTCCggaattcatgttttttaacGAGTGCACGGGGAGTTTTGATCTCTTGTAATCTTTTGAATAATCATGAAATAATACGTAAACTAAATACGCCAAAATCATAGTCTAACGGTTGAACGGTAAATGTGATTGAGGGGAAGTTATCGACATGCAATTAAATAATGCATGATTAGCAATGTGTTGTAAATTAATTTCCTAAGTCTAAGTAGAAACACTacaatgtaaaatgtaattaatacaAGTAAAAGTTCTGCATTCCAAATTTCACTTGTACATGCATAATTACATAAGTACCTATCATTATGTATATTATAGCTTTGTATTAAACTCATTACTGACAGATTTTTAATGATACAGCTGGTCTATCTTGTATAAAATGATAACAATTATGTTTTGCATGCAAAATCTGATTCTGTGTAGTGACTTGACTCAGAAACTGGTTTATTGCCAATTAGTTTTTTGTATACAAAACATTTGTCAAGACTAAAGTGAATTTTTTCTATAGctgtttcttctcctcacaAGAAATGCATACAGAGCTTAAAACTGATCCAAAAGCTGAGGTACATATCAAACCATGGGCCAGCTGTGTCATTGCACTCCTAGTGTAGATGCGTAAGTTTGATGTCGTGTTTTGTACAACTGTCAAAGAAACATGCTGGTATTGAACAGTAAAAGAAACTGATCTGCTCGGACTGTGATGCATTCACTTCCAATGGAATGGACCATTTGGAATCAGATCTCTGGGGGATTCgggtgaactgatccttttGGGCTTGTGGCTGGAGAGTTTGATGATAATTTGTTGGATCATAAAGTAATTCAATGTCTCTTGTTTTatgctcaggggctgtgtgagTCTCCAGACCTCGAGTTTGAATATGCTGATACAGACAAATGGGCTGCAGAGCTGTCAGGTGCGTGTGATCATCACAGGCATTGAGATTTCCTAACTgctttttcccccaaaaaacttCATTCTGTTGTTCACATTACTTATATGTTCTTTATGTATGTTTCAGAGCTGTACAGTTATACTGAAGGACCAGAGTTTGCTCTCAACAGGAAGTGCTTTGAGGTGGAATTCAGAGCACATGGTATGTAAACAATCGGTAATAATTTATGACATCTAAGATGAAGAAAGGATCgatcttaaagcgaaactctcgccaaaatgtaacctaggctttttttgtgaatgtatccGAGTCGAACCTTCATATAAAAGCATatttatgacgaaagaggcacttttaagatttaccatatatTTGTTTTCGGgacaaactcattttcaatgggagttctatgggcactttagcgatagcatcaaaatcatgaacacgagcattgagaacattgtttgtgtacacagagtttactaaaaagaaagtttttgaataactcacgttagcagatgcttattccgctagccgccgtcctgccaatggagaagtgtcgatcgaATGAGACGTAGcttggaggagagttaaggtgaaccgctactgtcttccggcaacaaccaTCCACACGATATCTCActtgacttttccagctttttattttagtattgtttcttatatgaggctcctttttcaacttcagggtcaatattgtttttcgctcacgacaaaacaatgaattaccCATGCATTtgtatggaactaagctttaggagcggtccaccttaactctcctccatgttaaATCGCATCCGgaaatcgacacttctccactggcaggacggcggcgagcccaacaagcatctgctaacgtgagttgtttcaaaactttatttttaataaactctgtgtacacaaacaatgttctcaatgcccgtgttcatgtgtagagaccctggtgatactacgagcaaagtttcatgttgtgtcgagccttctgagtgttttaaaaatagcgattttgatgctatcgtaaaagtgcccgtagcactcccatcgAAAATGAGTTGAATTGAAAAACGAAAATagggtaaatcttaaaagtgcctctttcgtcataattatgcttttacacaaaggtttgactcacatacattcacaaaaaaagcctagattgcattttggcgagagtttcgctttaagtttATTATCTTCCCCTTCCCCCGTGTCTTTAGTTGCTGATAAGAAGTGGACCGAGCTCGATGCAGCTCAGCACAGAGCTCACGCCATGCGCCTGTTGGACAGTCTGGAGGTGATCGCCCGGGAGAAGAGACTGAAGGTTGCCAGAGCTATTCTCTACATGGCTCAGGGTCAGTCCACATCACAAAGAAGGTTTTAGCATGAATTGAATTAGAATGAACAAGGACAAGAGAATGAATGATCATTGATCAAGGAGGCaattttaattttctctttaTATTTCAAAGTGGTAAATCTTGTTTCTCTCCAGGAACCTTTGCAGAGTGCAGCTCTGAGGCTGAGGTGCAGCACTGGATGAGATACAACatctttctgctgctggatgttGGGACCTTCTCTGCTCTGGTGGAACTACTCAACATGGAGATTGAGTATGCTCTCCATCCATTAAGCACAACAAGTAGATGCATTTTCTGCagtacatttgttttgtctgcagAAGCATATCTAACATTTCCATTCCCTCTTTCAGTAACAGTGCTGCCTGTAGTAGTGCTGTCAGAAAACCAGCCATCTCCCTCGCTGACAGCACAGATCTCAGGGTGCTGCTTAACATCATGTACCTGATGGTGGAGACGATACAAAAGGATGACCCAGCCGACAAGCCTGAATGGAAAATCATCCGGGAAACCTTCAGAGCAGAACTGGGTAAGTTTCATCAGAGTCAAATGCTGTGCCATGTCATAGTACAAGTAAAAAATTGCTGAATAAACTATCTCCACTCCCTTTCTTTAATCTAGGATCTCCTCTTTTCAACAACGAGCCCATCTCTGTCATGCTCTTCAGTATGGTTACCAAGTTCTGCAGTGGTCACGCCCCTCACTTCCCAATGAAGAaggtgttgttgctgttgtggaAGAGTATACTGGTGAGAGACAGAAATATCTGACATCAATAACTGATAACTCTGAATTCCCACTCAATCTCAAAtcctaaaaatataaaaatcctCTCCTGTGTTTCAGTTCACACTTGGAGGGTTTGAGCAGCTCCAAAGCATAAAGGTCCATAAGCGTGAGGAGCTGGGTCTCCCCCCTCTGCCAGAGGACAGCATCCGAGTGATTCGCAGTATGAGGGCAGCCTCTCCACCTGCATCTGCTTCCGACCTCatagagcagcagcagaaacggGCGCGCCGTGAACACAAGGTAGTCATTATAGCTGCTATCTgctcaaaacaacaacatattgCAGTTTAAAGTTAGCTATGGGTGAAGCATCTACCATCAATTTGACATTATTAACTCAGTTAGGACTATGCTGACTAATTTTACATGTAGACAACGACTTTAATACAGCTGGAGTCAAACTAAACtgtgaggttttgtttttgctacAGTATTAAGGGGTATATTCTCATTTATATGCCTTACTTACTGGAACCATGACTGTCACAGTTTTAAGTTTATCTGTAGAAACTTCCAAGCATGTGTTGTTTTACTAGATTTACATGAAGTTGGCCGAAAAGATATATAAACATGACACGATGATGGCTTCCTCAGTTGATATGCGGATTTATACGCCATAGTATCGAAACACTAATATTTTACTAGCCATTTTCAATCATTTGTTCATCAGATTACTGGAGTCCTAAAACGgattaaatagataaaatagTGATTACATTTTGACATTATTTTAATTAACATAATATTCTGCACATCATGCATATCTTACCTGATGCTggtgattatgtttttttagtGGAAAGACAGGTTGATTGCTTTATTCAGGCCTGCAAACATCATGGTATTATATTTCCCACCTGTCACCCCTTTTCAGCTCTGCTACAGTTGCCATGTCTCAATATCTTTACGCTTTCCTTGTTTCCCATGCAGGCATTAATCAAACAGGACAACCTTGACGCCTTCAACGAAAAGGATCCTTACAAGGCTGATGACTCCCgtgaggatgaggatgacaACGATGACAATGACAATTCTATCGAGGCAGAGACTTTCCCTCTAGAGAGGGATGAGGTGATGCCTCCACCTATTCCTCACCCTCCGTCAGAGAGGGTGTCCTTTCCCAAAGGGCTGCCGTGGGCTCCAAAAGTTAGGTACTGCCCAGTCTGACGAGATGATAATACTGCATATGTGTTGACATTTTAATAGTATTATTATGTTTTTCCCTGTAATTAAACTTAagttgatttattgatttcctCCTCCTGTGTATATATTTAAAGGGAAATCCATAATAATCAAACTCAgatcagttttgttttgatgttattgtttttgctCCAACAGAGAAAAGGACATTGAAAATTTCCTGGAATCAAGTAGAAGTAAATTTATTGGTTACACACTCGGAAGGTAAGTTTCCTCATTGTTGGCCTCAAACACAAAGTAACTTAAGACTTGTATTTTATACTCCATCTGTATTGTGTGTGCTGGCATAATGCGTTAATGCATGTTAATCCTTGTTCATGTCTTGCAGTGATACAGATACAGTTGTTGGCTTACCCAGACCAATTCATGAGAGTATAAAGACATTAAAGCAGGTACCACATTGCCATTCACTATATTTCAGTAAAACTACTTTTAACGAGTGCGTATTGTGAACTCACATCTTAAGTTTTTTATCTGTTTCAGCACAAGTACGTCTCCATTGCTGAGATACAGATAATAAAGGAGGAAGAGTTTCAGAAAACACCTCTGTCTGGGGTAAGACAAAAACCACTCACCTTAATAATTCATTACGTTTGAGGATGATGCCTTTGCTCTTGAGACTGTAGTTTGATTTGTTAACTGCtgtgtttgttcattttaaaggGTTATATCCCTGCTGTCATGCTGTTACGTGTGGTCTTAAGTTTTGAGCTAGAATAACTTGTGTTTCACAAAATCTGGGCGCAATGCAGTATTTAGCATtcttttccatgttttt
It includes:
- the strip1 gene encoding striatin-interacting protein 1 homolog, whose product is MNSLLARIRCAPKNMDVGGNGGGLPLNNKQRAMLPNKSRGEFTRNPRKDSEGLCESPDLEFEYADTDKWAAELSELYSYTEGPEFALNRKCFEVEFRAHVADKKWTELDAAQHRAHAMRLLDSLEVIAREKRLKVARAILYMAQGTFAECSSEAEVQHWMRYNIFLLLDVGTFSALVELLNMEIDNSAACSSAVRKPAISLADSTDLRVLLNIMYLMVETIQKDDPADKPEWKIIRETFRAELGSPLFNNEPISVMLFSMVTKFCSGHAPHFPMKKVLLLLWKSILFTLGGFEQLQSIKVHKREELGLPPLPEDSIRVIRSMRAASPPASASDLIEQQQKRARREHKALIKQDNLDAFNEKDPYKADDSREDEDDNDDNDNSIEAETFPLERDEVMPPPIPHPPSERVSFPKGLPWAPKVREKDIENFLESSRSKFIGYTLGSDTDTVVGLPRPIHESIKTLKQHKYVSIAEIQIIKEEEFQKTPLSGGEEEVDMSSTELLYQGILPSLPQYMIALLKILLAAAPTSKAKTDSINILADVLPEEMPTTVLQSMKLGVDVNRHKEIIVKAISAILLLLLKHFKLNHIYQFEYMAQHLVFANCIPLILKFFNQNIMSYITAKNSISVLDFPYCVVHELPELTAESLEAGDNNQFCWRNLFSCINLLRILNKLTKWKHSRTMMLVVFKSAPILKRALKVKQAMMQLYVLKLLKVQTKYLGRQWRKSNMKTMSAIYQKVRHRLNDDWAYGNDLDARPWDFQAEECALRANIERFNSRRYEKSHTNPDFLPVDNCLQSVLGQRVDLPEDFQMNYDLWLEREVFSKPISWEELLQ